A section of the Polynucleobacter sp. AP-Jannik-300A-C4 genome encodes:
- the rfbB gene encoding dTDP-glucose 4,6-dehydratase, protein MILITGGAGFIGSNFALDWLANPQAEGVINLDKLTYAGNLANLATLEDDSRHTFVHGDIGDKELVAKLLKEHQPRAIVNFAAESHVDRSIHGPAEFVQTNVLGTFNLLECAREYWNGLDESAKKAFRFHHVSTDEVYGSLSLTDPAFTEKNPYEPNSPYSASKAASDHLVRAWFHTYGFPVVTTNCSNNYGPYHFPEKLIPLVILNALNSKPLPIYGDGQQIRDWLYVGDHCSAIREVLSKGKLGETYNIGGWNEKANIEVVKTICTILDELKPRSDHKSYAEQITFVKDRPGHDRRYAIDASKVERELGWRPTETFDTGIRKTVQWYLDNPVWVEEVVSGTYRDWLHKQYS, encoded by the coding sequence ATGATTTTAATAACAGGCGGCGCCGGATTCATTGGAAGTAATTTCGCCCTTGATTGGCTTGCCAATCCTCAAGCTGAAGGCGTGATTAATCTTGATAAGCTGACTTATGCTGGTAATTTGGCAAATTTAGCAACGCTCGAAGATGATTCCCGCCATACTTTTGTTCATGGTGATATTGGCGATAAGGAGCTGGTTGCTAAGTTGTTAAAAGAGCATCAGCCACGTGCAATTGTGAATTTTGCTGCTGAAAGTCACGTGGATCGATCCATTCACGGCCCTGCAGAGTTTGTCCAAACCAATGTGCTGGGCACTTTTAATTTATTGGAGTGCGCAAGAGAGTATTGGAATGGCTTGGATGAATCAGCAAAGAAAGCATTTCGCTTTCATCATGTCTCCACAGACGAGGTATATGGATCGCTGTCATTAACTGATCCTGCTTTTACTGAAAAAAATCCCTATGAGCCTAACAGCCCTTATTCCGCATCAAAGGCTGCCTCAGATCATTTAGTCCGCGCTTGGTTTCACACCTACGGTTTTCCGGTTGTTACTACCAATTGCTCTAATAACTATGGCCCTTATCACTTTCCAGAGAAGTTGATTCCCCTAGTGATTCTTAATGCCTTGAACAGCAAGCCACTGCCAATCTACGGTGATGGTCAGCAGATTCGTGATTGGCTTTATGTTGGAGATCATTGCTCCGCAATTCGCGAGGTGCTCTCTAAAGGCAAATTGGGTGAGACTTACAATATTGGTGGTTGGAATGAAAAAGCTAATATTGAGGTAGTAAAAACCATCTGCACTATTTTGGATGAGCTAAAGCCCCGTTCTGATCACAAGTCTTATGCGGAGCAAATTACTTTCGTAAAAGACCGTCCGGGGCACGACCGTCGTTATGCGATTGATGCGAGCAAGGTAGAGCGTGAGTTAGGTTGGCGTCCCACGGAGACATTTGATACAGGCATTCGTAAGACTGTGCAGTGGTATCTGGATAACCCGGTCTGGGTGGAGGAGGTCGTCAGCGGTACCTATCGCGACTGGTTGCATAAGCAGTACAGCTAA